In Oncorhynchus tshawytscha isolate Ot180627B unplaced genomic scaffold, Otsh_v2.0 Un_scaffold_4246_pilon_pilon, whole genome shotgun sequence, a genomic segment contains:
- the prozb gene encoding protein Z, vitamin K-dependent plasma glycoprotein b yields MWIAMGSWRQWWFLSLSLLSSVLLVCSYGRVFRPPAQASTVFLRSKRANAFFLEEMLQGNLERECYEETCNYEEAREYFEDTPKTDTFWNVYVDGDQCKPNPCLHGGSCKDGIGGFTCSCTELYHGKNCEIDSAQCPTKGPFSCDHFCSPNFGAYQCSCTTGYKIHSDKRSCIPAVKHPCGRLQPTNQINIAHHVCPHNRCPWQVVFVDEAGAELCSGVILGPQAVLTSASCLYMGKKVHSMQTGASNNSVRIPLSTQLYIHNRHERGSLEDDLALVRLNEPLPFGTSVSHLCLPTKDFSENVLMSPGREGVARGPDKFRGQSHGPPVLSYLHAEGCRNQVNVSQPLTNKMFCMGSQKGFCGTKLTRFNETDLKPGLMRNCSLLSGTPVVTVERGTAFLTGLHLSPPTSHGCGQTLLFTKLSRYLQWIQQRLEMTEMRMTPQMTHDPPGPYV; encoded by the exons ATGTGGATTGCAATGGGCTCGTGGAGGCAATGgtggtttctgtctctctctcttctgagcaGTGTCCTCCTGGTCTGCAGCTATGGGAGAG TGTTCAGACCCCCTGCGCAAGCCAGCACGGTCTTCCTACGGTCGAAAAGAGCAAATGCGTTCTTCTTGGAGGAGATGCTTCAGGGGAAcctggagagagagtgttatgagGAGACCTGCAACTACGAGGAGGCCAGGGAGTACTTTGAAGACACACCCAAAACT GACACTTTCTGGAATGTCTACGTAG aTGGGGACCAGTGCAAACCCAATCCCTGTCTCCATGGCGGCAGCTGCAAGGACGGCATTGGAGGTTTCACCTGTAGCTGCACAGAGCTGTACCACGGGAAGAACTGTGAAATAG ATAGCGCTCAGTGCCCCACCAAGGGGCCCTTCTCCTGTGACCACTTCTGCAGTCCCAACTTTGGAGCATACCAGTGCTCCTGCACCACGGGGTACAAGATTCACAGTGATAAGAGGAGCTGCATACCTGCAG TTAAGCACCCCTGTGGAAGACTCCAGCCAACAAACCAAATCAACATAGCCCATCACGTCTGTCCACACAACCGCTGTCCATGGCAA GTGGTGTTTGTGGATGAGGCTGGTGCAGAGCTGTGTAGCGGGGTGATCCTGGGGCCTCAGGCAGTCCTGACCTCAGCTAGCTGCCTGTACATGGGAAAGAAAGTCCACAGCATGCAGACAG GTGCCTCAAATAATAGTGTGAGGATCCCTCTATCGACCCAACTGTACATTCACAACCGCCACGAGAGAGGCAGTCTGGAGGACGACCTGGCCTTGGTGAGACTGAATGAGCCCCTTCCCTTCGGCACCTCTGTCTCCCACCTGTGCCTGCCCACTAAGGATTTCAGTGAGAACGTGTTGATGAGTCCAGGAAGGGAGGGGGTGGCCAGGGGTCCAGATAAGTTCCGGGGGCAATCCCACGGCCCCCCTGTTCTCTCCTACCTGCATGCGGAGGGCTGTCGGAACCAGGTGAACGTCTCCCAGCCCCTCACCAACAAGATGTTCTGTATGGGGAGCCAGAAGGGCTTCTGTGGGACTAAGTTGACTAGGTTTAATGAGACAGACCTCAAACCAGGACTAATGAGGAACTGCAGCCTTTTGTCCGGGACCCCCGTTGTGACTGTGGAGAGGGGTACAGCGTTCCTAACAGGCTTGCACCTTTCGCCACCCACGTCACATGGCTGTGGACAAACCCTGTTGTTCACCAAGTTGTCTCGCTACTTGCAATGGATCCAGCAGCGCCTGGAGATGACAGAGATGAGGATGACACCACAAATGACCCATGACCCACCTGGACCTTATGTGTAA
- the f10 gene encoding coagulation factor X: MFRQSQTCFLLLLLHVVASEVFLNSDDANQVLNRRRRANSPFEEWRQGDMERECIEERCDREEAREIFEDDKLTTEFWNTYYDGDACVSKPCVHNGVCKDGIGMYTCFCLAGFQGYNCEIAIPELCENKNGDCDHFCQVKKDSVQCSCADGYYLDTDDKSCLSNEAFKCGFVVSKNTRSIFIYQPNTTATNTTEKTNMMEDPIRETAWNVTQQREIQFAFEDDVIEMVKEKPVFAEARGNTRIVNGEECPPGECPWQAFLVNHEDRGFCGGTILNKYFILTAAHCMNQTRSFYVVLGEFDTEVKDGREAIHQVEQVFIHRSYISTTYHNDISLVMLKDPIKFTQFILPACLPERDFAEKVLMKQPDGLVSGFGRVGEAKQPSTILLRLTVPYVPRATCLQSSQHKISNRMFCAGYDKEKKDACQGDSGGPHVTHYRDTWFVTGVVSWGEGCAREGKYGIYTQVSKYIDWIRAVMGKFLPKEGGKRKTRGAGRMHSMMWV, encoded by the exons ATGTTTCGGCAGTCCCAAACCTGtttccttctcctgctgctgcacGTCGTGGCCTCCGAGG TCTTCCTGAACAGTGACGATGCTAACCAGGTTCTGAACCGGCGGCGGCGGGCCAACAGCCCATTTGAGGAGTGGCGgcagggagacatggagagagagtgtatCGAGGAACGCTGTGACAGAGAGGAGGCTAGGGAGATCTTTGAGGACGACAAACTGACT ACTGAATTCTGGAACACATATTACG ATGGAGATGCCTGTGTTTCTAAGCCATGTGTCCACAATGGCGTCTGCAAGGACGGGATTGGGATGTACACCTGCTTCTGTCTCGCTGGATTCCAGGGGTACAACTGTGAGATTG CCATTCCTGAGCTGTGTGAGAATAAGAATGGAGACTGTGATCACTTCTGCCAAGTGAAGAAGGACAGTGTGCAATGCTCCTGTGCTGATGGCTACTATCTGGACACAGACGACAAGTCCTGCCTTTCCaacg AGGCCTTtaagtgtggctttgtggtatcCAAGAACACCCGCAGCATCTTCATCTACCAGCCTAACACCACTGCCACCAACACCACTGAAAAGACCAACATGATGGAGGACCCTATCAGGGAAACGGCCTGGAACGTAACCCAACAGAGAGAAATCCAATTTGCATTTGAGGATGACGTTATCGAAATGGTGAAGGAGAAGCCAGTCTTTGCCGAGGCGAGAGGCAACACCCGTATTGTCAATGGGGAGGAGTGTCCTCCTGGAGAATGTCCCTggcag gcTTTCCTGGTAAACCACGAGGACAGGGGCTTCTGTGGAGGAACCATCCTGAATAAGTACTTCATCTTAACGGCAGCACATTGCATGAACCAGACACGCTCCTTTTACGTTGTCCTCG GAGAGTTTGACACGGAGGTGAAGGATGGGCGGGAGGCCATCCACCAGGTGGAACAGGTGTTCATCCACAGGTCCTACATCTCCACCACCTATCACAACGACATCTCCCTCGTCATGCTGAAGGACCCTATCAAGTTCACCCAGTTcatcctccctgcctgcctgcccgaaCGAGATTTTGCAGAGAAG GTGTTGATGAAACAGCCCGACGGGCTGGTGAGTGGGTTCGGCCGTGTGGGGGAGGCCAAGCAGCCGTCCACCATCCTGCTGCGTCTGACCGTGCCCTACGTACCTCGGGCCACCTGCCTTCAGTCCAGCCAGCACAAGATCTCCAACCGCATGTTCTGCGCCGGCTACGATAAGGAGAAGAAAGACGCGTGCCAGGGGGACAGCGGAGGACCCCACGTCACCCATTACAGAGACACTTGGTTCGTGACGGGCGTGGTGAGCTGGGGCGAGGGGTGCGCCCGTGAGGGCAAGTACGGCATCTACACGCAGGTGTCCAAGTACATCGACTGGATCCGGGCGGTCATGGGGAAGTTTCTCcccaaggagggagggaagaggaagacgAGGGGGGCAGGTAGAATGCACTCAATGATGTGGGTTTGa
- the f7i gene encoding coagulation factor VIIi, whose protein sequence is MLLKTFCALWAISTVISAAVFLKKDDAHLVLDRARRANSGYFEEVKQGNLERECVEEICNYEEAREVFEDDAQTKKFWLTYTGQDPCLVNPCKNNGTCVYMDDSYTCQCLGGYEGKYCETVFEDTVKCLSLNGECEHFCNSSGSRRKCSCAPGYALGEDGRECVAQVQYPCGKIPGLEAPMSQARVKLVGGNQCPKGACPWQVLLEHKGTSLCGGVIVHPDWVITAAHCVVDRDTKDLMVVAGEHNIDVEEGSEQRIPVARAIPYNLYDPATGDSDIALLRLRGPVTLGPDTVPICLPQQHFAKSELAAIRFHTLSGWGKRTNGGNDPKPGTPPAPSSPFLRRLAVPILPNSECTLKSGFNFTQNMLCAGYMEGNQEACRGDDGSPLVTYYGTTHFLMGVVGWGKGCPKQGYYGVYTTVANYLDWAEEVMNTPSVSAPVMPFLLEMALDEVQIQQATEKLLPPPPNVQSIG, encoded by the exons ATGCTGCTGAAAACATTTTGTGCACTTTGGGCCATTTCAACTGTCATTTCTGCCGCTG TCTTCTTGAAGAAGGATGATGCGCACCTGGTGCTTGACAGAGCAAGGCGCGCCAACAGCGGCTACTTCGAGGAGGTGAAACAGGGCAATCTCGAGCGCGAGTGTGTCGAGGAAATTTGTAACTATGAAGAGGCTCGGGAAGTTTTCGAGGACGACGCCCAAACG AAAAAGTTTTGGTTGACATACACGG GTCAGGATCCCTGCCTGGTCAACCCATGCAAAAACAACGGAACTTGTGTTTACATGGATGACTCTTACACATGTCAGTGTCTGGGAGGCTATGAAGGAAAATACTGTGAGACAG TGTTTGAGGACACCGTGAAATGCCTCTCCCTTAACGGGGAGTGCGAGCACTTCTGTAACAGTTCTGGGTCAAGACGCAAGTGTTCCTGCGCTCCTGGTTATGCCCTGGGAGAGGACGGAAGAGAGTGTGTTGCCCAAG TTCAGTATCCGTGTGGTAAAATCCCAGGCTTGGAAGCTCCGATGAGCCAGGCACGAGTCAAACTAGTCGGTGGGAACCAATGTCCCAAAGGAGCCTGTCCATGGCAG GTCCTATTGGAGCATAAAGGCACTAGTCTGTGTGGTGGGGTCATAGTTCATCCTGACTGGGTCATCACTGCTGCCCACTGTGTCGTGGATAGAGACACCAAGGACCTGATGGTGGTCGCAG GGGAACACAACATTGACGTAGAAGAGGGCAGCGAGCAGAGGATCCCCGTGGCCAGAGCCATACCCTACAACCTGTACGACCCAGCAACAGGTGACAGTGACATCGCCCTGCTGCGTCTGAGAGGGCctgtaactctgggccctgacaCTGTACCCATCTGCCTGCCTCAGCAACACTTCGCCAAGAGCGAGCTGGCGGCCATCCGCTTTCACACCCTTAGCGGCTGGGGGAAGCGCACCAACGGGGGCAACGATCCCAAACCTGGCACCCCGCCAGCCCCCTCCTCGCCCTTCCTCCGCAGGCTAGCCGTGCCCATCCTGCCCAACTCTGAGTGCACCCTCAAGAGCGGCTTCAACTTCACCCAGAACATGCTGTGTGCCGGCTACATGGAGGGGAACCAGGAGGCCTGTAGGGGGGACGACGGGAGCCCCCTGGTCACTTACTACGGGACCACCCACTTCCTGATGGGCGTGGTGGGCTGGGGGAAGGGCTGCCCCAAACAGGGTTACTATGGCGTCTACACTACCGTAGCCAACTACCTGGACTGGGCTGAGGAGGTGATGAATACTCCTTCAGTCAGTGCCCCGGTGATGCCATTCCTGCTAGAGATGGCATTAGATGAGGTTCAGATTCAGCAGGCTACGGAGAAGTTATTGCCACCACCTCCCAATGTGCAGAGCATTGGCTAA